From the Acetobacter aceti genome, one window contains:
- the argE gene encoding acetylornithine deacetylase, with translation MDDVRAPSPAPHPGSTDSVAMLAHIIAFNTTSNLTDLPLIRWIGEWMDAHDVSWSLSYNPEETKANLHAIIGPHRTGGLAFAGHVDTVPVDGQTWSSDPFQLHENGSRLTARGTADMKGFVACMLAAVPDLAAMDLKRPVHMLFTHDEEVTCNGARIAMQHAQANNILPSWCVVGEPTLMLPVIGHKGRLSVRLTARGKAGHSAYPADGVNALHALGEAMAWVAGEARRFAFEGRQVEGFHPPHSTIQIGLASGGVALNIIPEHAEAEIEWRTVPGDDAHELLDRMKQALAGTDRWMKDTSPDCGLTFEVINELPPLALPNNDPLATVVRQSVGTNAEGFISYGTEAGIYQQAGMTSIVCGPGSIEQAHRPDEWIERSQLTACDHFLRDMTRRVCGADTPPLLTHKT, from the coding sequence ATGGATGACGTCCGCGCCCCTTCCCCGGCACCACACCCCGGCTCGACCGACAGCGTCGCCATGCTGGCCCACATCATCGCTTTCAATACGACCAGCAACCTCACCGATCTCCCGCTCATCAGATGGATAGGCGAGTGGATGGATGCGCACGATGTCTCCTGGTCACTCAGCTACAATCCGGAAGAAACCAAGGCCAACCTTCACGCCATCATCGGTCCGCACCGGACGGGCGGCCTCGCTTTTGCCGGGCATGTCGACACCGTGCCTGTGGATGGACAGACCTGGTCATCCGATCCGTTTCAGCTCCACGAAAACGGCAGCCGGCTGACGGCGCGCGGGACCGCCGACATGAAGGGCTTTGTGGCCTGCATGCTGGCAGCCGTGCCCGATCTGGCGGCCATGGATCTGAAGCGTCCCGTCCACATGCTCTTTACCCACGATGAAGAGGTCACCTGCAACGGCGCGCGGATCGCCATGCAGCACGCTCAGGCCAACAATATCCTGCCATCATGGTGTGTCGTCGGAGAGCCGACTCTCATGCTACCGGTCATCGGGCACAAGGGACGTCTGTCCGTCCGGCTGACCGCACGTGGCAAGGCGGGTCACTCGGCCTATCCGGCGGACGGCGTGAATGCTCTTCATGCGCTTGGAGAAGCCATGGCGTGGGTTGCCGGGGAAGCTCGCCGTTTTGCGTTCGAAGGCAGGCAGGTTGAGGGATTTCATCCGCCGCATTCCACGATCCAGATCGGGCTGGCCAGCGGTGGTGTAGCGCTCAACATCATCCCCGAACATGCGGAAGCGGAAATCGAATGGCGCACGGTTCCCGGTGATGACGCGCATGAGCTGCTCGACCGCATGAAGCAGGCGCTGGCCGGAACTGACCGCTGGATGAAAGACACGTCGCCGGACTGCGGGCTGACCTTCGAGGTCATCAACGAACTGCCACCCCTGGCCCTTCCGAATAACGACCCTCTGGCCACGGTAGTGCGCCAAAGCGTCGGGACGAACGCCGAGGGGTTTATCTCTTACGGAACGGAAGCCGGGATCTATCAGCAGGCGGGAATGACCAGCATCGTGTGTGGTCCCGGCAGCATCGAACAGGCTCATCGTCCCGATGAATGGATCGAACGTAGCCAGCTTACGGCATGTGACCACTTCCTGCGTGACATGACCCGCCGTGTCTGCGGTGCTGACACACCGCCTCTCCTCACCCACAAGACGTAA